The Dokdonia sp. 4H-3-7-5 genomic interval GGATAATACATATTCTACACCTCGAAATCTAGGGCCAAAAGTGAATACATCAGGAAGAGAAATGTTTCCTTTTATTGCAAAGGGAGTGATGTACTTTGCTTCGGATGGACATTTAGGTGTTGGTGGATTAGATGTTTTTGAAAGTAATATGGATAATGATTTATTCTCGGACCCTCGTAACCTAGGTAAGCCACTTAACAGTAAGTTGGATGATTTTGGTTTCATTATTAACGAAGAAGGAGAGCAAGGTTTTGTATGTTCAAACAGAGAAGGAGGAGTAGGCGATGATGATATTTATGCAATACAGCGTATTGCTCCTGAAGATGTTGTAAACGATTGTAAGCAACTTGTTAAAGGGTATGTGATTAACGCACGTACGCAAGAGCGTATAGCGGATGCTACAGTTTCTTTATTTGGGGAGAATGGAGTTAAGCTTTCTGAAACCGTAAGTAAAAGGAATGGAGATTATGTTTTTAATTTTGACCTTGACTGTGCTGAGCAATATGATATAAAAGTGAATAAATTAGGGTACACTCCTAATTCAAAAAATATTGTTACTTCTAGTATCTCATCAGAAACTGTAGTTCCCTTAGATCTTGAAACGCTAAGTGAACTTATTGTGGAAGATGGAGGTCTACTTAAAATTAAGGTTGGAATTATATTCTTTGATCTCAATAAGGACTACATACGTCCAGACGCTGCTATGGAGCTCAATAAGATTGTAACACTGTTGTCTCAACAACCATCTATAGAGATTAGAATAGAATCTCATACGGATGCCCGCGCAGATGATAATTATAATATGGAGCTCTCGCAAAGAAGGGCTATATCAACCAAAAATTACTTAATAAGACAAGGAATAGCAAAGGAGAGAATATTGTCTGCTCAAGGCTTTGGAGAAACGCAATTGCTTAATGATTGTTCTAATGGAGTGCAATGCGATGAAGTGCAGCATCAAATTAATAGAAGGTCAGAGTTTATTATAGAGAAAATGTAAGTATTCAGCAACATACTATTAGTTATTTTAAAGAAAAGCTCTCAAATAAAATTGAGAGCTTTTTTTTGCTTTGTCAAGAACTAGTATTTTCCAATTTTACAGGTGTTTTTTCTTAGTAAAAAACTCA includes:
- a CDS encoding OmpA family protein: MTKNITILLLLFSVSLFAQKTYKNADKLFEQMRYVEAAAVYEKAIDRGDNFMVLLQKAGDSYYFNTNMEEAYKWYDLLVSQYRDEVDAEYLFRFAHSLQGIGDYKAAKKWMKAFAKASTKNDKRIDDYAQKERTLADVLAIPAQFELKNLSINTAYSDFGPAYYGNKLVYSSAVDTSYYIKRRYHWNDQPFLDFYIGQINAAENEVKREKIFSKIINTKYHEATIAFTNDGNRIYFTRNNYDGDLKRGEDGISHLKLYTAVRNDSLDRKDDWSDVRELPFNSKDYSTGHPTLSEDGSKLYFVSDMPGTIGATDIFVVDILGDNTYSTPRNLGPKVNTSGREMFPFIAKGVMYFASDGHLGVGGLDVFESNMDNDLFSDPRNLGKPLNSKLDDFGFIINEEGEQGFVCSNREGGVGDDDIYAIQRIAPEDVVNDCKQLVKGYVINARTQERIADATVSLFGENGVKLSETVSKRNGDYVFNFDLDCAEQYDIKVNKLGYTPNSKNIVTSSISSETVVPLDLETLSELIVEDGGLLKIKVGIIFFDLNKDYIRPDAAMELNKIVTLLSQQPSIEIRIESHTDARADDNYNMELSQRRAISTKNYLIRQGIAKERILSAQGFGETQLLNDCSNGVQCDEVQHQINRRSEFIIEKM